One region of Microbacterium rhizosphaerae genomic DNA includes:
- a CDS encoding histidinol-phosphate transaminase: MTSDIPVKIRPEIAALPPYKQGRQAGADAFKLSSNENPFDPLPGVIETVRSQTALNRYPDATASRLRERLAARFGVTPDEVHIGAGSVSILAQLLLAAAGPGDEVVYAWRSFEAYPGLAAVAGAKSVLVPITDDGRHDLQAMADAVTGRTRAVIVCSPNNPTGPIVTQAEFDAFVERVPADVLVILDEAYAEFVTDADAVDGEEVLASGRHPNVVVLRTFSKAYGLAGLRVGYAVGHSRILDAARSTAIPLSVTAQAEVAALASLDAEAELIERVASIAVRRDQLVAALREQGWRVPDAQGNFVWLSTGAETLAAAQAFEEGGVIVRPFAGDGIRISVGEAEAVDRVLEIAASVVSGLPEGHSGRGISGGLA, from the coding sequence GTGACCTCCGACATCCCCGTGAAGATCCGCCCCGAGATCGCGGCCCTCCCGCCGTACAAGCAGGGACGGCAGGCCGGCGCCGACGCGTTCAAGCTCTCGAGCAATGAGAACCCGTTCGACCCGCTTCCCGGCGTGATCGAGACGGTGCGGTCGCAGACGGCGCTCAACAGGTACCCGGACGCGACGGCGTCCCGGCTGCGCGAGCGGCTCGCCGCGCGCTTCGGCGTCACGCCCGACGAGGTGCACATCGGCGCCGGCAGCGTGTCGATCCTCGCGCAGCTCCTGCTCGCCGCCGCCGGCCCGGGCGACGAGGTCGTCTACGCGTGGCGCTCCTTCGAGGCGTACCCGGGGCTCGCCGCCGTCGCCGGCGCGAAGAGCGTCCTCGTGCCGATCACCGACGATGGGCGTCACGACCTGCAGGCGATGGCGGATGCCGTGACCGGCCGCACGCGCGCGGTCATCGTGTGCTCACCCAACAACCCGACGGGGCCCATCGTCACGCAGGCCGAGTTCGACGCCTTCGTCGAGCGCGTTCCCGCCGATGTGCTCGTCATCCTCGACGAGGCCTACGCCGAGTTCGTCACCGACGCCGATGCCGTTGACGGCGAAGAGGTGTTGGCATCCGGACGCCACCCGAACGTCGTGGTGCTCCGCACCTTCTCCAAGGCGTACGGGCTGGCGGGTCTGCGGGTCGGTTACGCCGTCGGGCACAGCCGCATCCTGGATGCCGCCCGCTCCACCGCGATCCCGCTCTCCGTCACCGCCCAGGCCGAGGTCGCGGCGCTCGCGAGCCTCGACGCCGAGGCGGAGCTGATCGAGCGCGTGGCGTCGATCGCCGTCCGCCGGGACCAGCTGGTGGCGGCCCTGCGGGAGCAGGGATGGCGCGTGCCCGACGCGCAGGGCAATTTCGTCTGGCTCAGCACAGGCGCGGAGACGCTCGCCGCGGCGCAGGCGTTCGAGGAGGGCGGGGTGATCGTCCGGCCCTTCGCCGGAGACGGCATCCGCATCAGCGTCGGCGAGGCCGAGGCCGTCGACAGGGTGCTCGAGATCGCCGCATCCGTCGTCTCGGGCCTGCCCGAAGGGCATTCCGGACGCGGAATCAGTGGGGGTCTAGCGTAG
- a CDS encoding alkaline phosphatase family protein yields the protein MDDGGADETPDNGARSASRREFLKRAGIGAAGAAVGASAVGAAWAISESGTQPTSTTDDTYGFSPLPPRHEPGFDHVVVIMYENRSFDHIFGRLYADHELRAGQQFEGLQTGNYANTAPDGTVVPAHVYAGPTDVVMAQPDPDPGEHYPHVNTQLFGTVDPPANAEFWQNGFAPPWNEPEDTAHPTMSGFVTDYVANFRAERGVDPTVAEYSRVMGGFSREMLPVFSTLARSFAVYDHWHCAVPSQTFCNRSFFHASTSHGFVTNDEGGAAKWLNAPAVPTIFNRLEDAGKTWRVYYDARQIVSMTGFLHAPSIEKYWRTNFRGMEQFAEDCRTGRLPDYAFIEPRLIFDHNDMHPPGSLPAGARGYDAAMSDVRAAEVLLADVYAAVRGGRSTTGSNALNTALVVTFDEHGGIYDHVPPPASSSPSGRREPGEMGFTFDRLGGRVPTFVVSAYTAEGTIVNDPMHHASVIRTIVDLHGLEPLTHRDDDSRGIRNAVNLTIPRQPQLWPDVPRPYVPPNPEHTTIAPSDEVRRRPLTAPAKGLLGLLLARYEPEAPEPVSYGDAYDILDRHGRELFGVGD from the coding sequence ATGGATGACGGTGGCGCAGACGAGACGCCGGACAACGGAGCACGCTCGGCGTCCCGGCGGGAGTTCCTGAAGCGCGCCGGAATAGGGGCTGCCGGCGCGGCCGTCGGCGCGAGCGCTGTCGGTGCGGCCTGGGCGATCTCGGAGTCCGGCACTCAGCCGACCAGCACGACGGACGACACATACGGGTTCAGCCCGCTGCCCCCGCGTCACGAGCCGGGGTTCGATCACGTCGTGGTGATCATGTACGAGAACCGCAGCTTCGACCACATCTTCGGTCGCCTCTACGCGGACCACGAGCTGAGGGCAGGCCAGCAGTTCGAGGGACTGCAGACCGGGAACTACGCGAACACCGCCCCCGACGGCACAGTCGTCCCGGCGCACGTCTACGCGGGCCCGACGGACGTCGTGATGGCTCAGCCCGACCCCGATCCCGGCGAGCATTATCCGCACGTCAACACGCAGCTGTTCGGCACCGTCGACCCGCCGGCGAACGCGGAGTTCTGGCAGAACGGCTTCGCGCCGCCGTGGAACGAGCCCGAGGACACCGCGCATCCCACCATGTCGGGCTTTGTGACGGACTACGTCGCCAACTTCCGCGCCGAGCGGGGCGTCGACCCGACCGTGGCGGAGTACTCGCGGGTCATGGGCGGCTTCTCGCGCGAGATGCTGCCCGTGTTCTCGACGCTCGCCCGATCGTTCGCCGTCTACGATCACTGGCACTGCGCGGTGCCGTCGCAGACCTTCTGCAACCGCTCGTTCTTCCACGCGAGCACGTCCCACGGGTTCGTCACGAACGACGAGGGCGGCGCGGCGAAGTGGTTGAACGCGCCGGCGGTCCCGACGATCTTCAATCGCCTCGAGGATGCGGGCAAGACCTGGCGGGTCTACTACGACGCCCGGCAGATCGTGTCCATGACCGGCTTCCTCCATGCCCCTTCGATCGAGAAGTACTGGCGGACGAACTTCCGCGGGATGGAGCAGTTCGCCGAGGACTGCCGGACAGGTCGCCTCCCCGACTATGCGTTCATCGAGCCGCGGCTGATCTTCGACCACAACGACATGCATCCGCCGGGGAGCCTGCCGGCGGGCGCGCGCGGCTATGACGCGGCGATGTCGGATGTGCGGGCTGCGGAGGTGCTGCTCGCCGACGTCTACGCGGCGGTGCGCGGGGGCCGGAGCACGACCGGCTCCAACGCGCTGAACACGGCGCTCGTAGTCACCTTCGACGAGCACGGGGGCATCTACGACCATGTGCCGCCGCCGGCCTCGTCGTCTCCGTCCGGCAGGCGCGAGCCCGGCGAGATGGGCTTCACGTTCGATCGGCTCGGCGGTCGCGTGCCGACCTTCGTCGTCTCGGCGTACACGGCCGAAGGCACGATCGTGAACGACCCGATGCACCACGCCTCGGTCATCCGGACCATCGTCGACCTGCACGGGCTCGAGCCGCTGACCCATCGCGACGACGACTCGCGCGGCATCCGGAACGCCGTCAATCTGACCATCCCGCGGCAGCCCCAGCTGTGGCCCGATGTCCCGCGCCCGTATGTTCCGCCCAACCCCGAGCACACGACCATCGCGCCGTCCGACGAGGTCCGCCGGCGCCCGCTCACGGCTCCGGCCAAAGGCCTCCTCGGCCTGCTGCTCGCGCGCTACGAACCCGAAGCGCCCGAGCCGGTGTCGTACGGCGATGCCTACGACATCCTCGACAGGCACGGCCGCGAGCTCTTCGGCGTCGGTGATTGA
- a CDS encoding SDR family oxidoreductase, translating into MDAEHLELGSPTGREDALRAVEQGGRMPSVLVLGATGYIGGRLVPRLLNAGYRVRVLARSAARVAAFDWANGVEVVEGDAADAAAMAQAVEGIDILYYLVHSMSAGSGFEDADRRVAQTVADAAAAASVSRIVYLGGLHPDGPLSRHLRSRVEVGEILLASGVPTIVLQAGVVIGSGSASFEMVRHLTEVLPYMPAPKWVRNRIQPIAVRDVMHYLLGAARVPADVNRTVDIGGPDVLRYGQMMNGYAVEAGLPQRPIAALPVLTPRLASHWVNLVTPIPRSIARPLVESLQHDCVMRDHDVDALIPPPVGGLTPYRRAVALALARLEVDAVETSWQDAEVLGVPSDPLPSDPEWAGRTVFTDVREEETSASQEELWAVIVGIGGVNGWYSTPLLWAMRGWLDKLVGGVGLARGRRRQASLAVGDALDFWRVEAVEPGRMLRLRAEMRAPGLAWLELYAEPHGAGARYRQRAVFFPSGLAGRLYWVGLLPFHGVIFRGMANRITATAAADFENHYQ; encoded by the coding sequence ATGGACGCGGAACATCTCGAACTCGGTTCACCGACCGGGCGGGAAGACGCCCTGCGGGCTGTCGAGCAGGGCGGTCGCATGCCGTCCGTGCTCGTGCTCGGCGCCACGGGGTACATCGGCGGGCGGCTGGTCCCTCGCCTGCTGAACGCGGGCTACCGGGTGCGGGTCCTGGCGCGCAGCGCCGCGCGCGTCGCGGCGTTCGACTGGGCGAACGGTGTCGAGGTCGTCGAGGGGGATGCCGCGGACGCCGCCGCGATGGCGCAGGCCGTCGAGGGCATCGACATCCTGTACTACCTCGTGCACTCGATGTCGGCGGGGAGCGGGTTCGAGGACGCCGATCGCCGCGTCGCGCAGACCGTCGCCGACGCGGCGGCCGCCGCATCCGTCTCGCGCATCGTCTATCTCGGGGGTCTGCATCCCGACGGGCCGCTGTCGCGGCATCTGCGCTCGCGCGTGGAGGTCGGCGAGATCCTCCTCGCGAGCGGCGTGCCGACCATCGTGCTGCAGGCGGGGGTCGTCATCGGGTCGGGCTCCGCGTCGTTCGAGATGGTGCGGCACCTCACCGAGGTGCTGCCGTATATGCCGGCTCCGAAATGGGTGCGCAACCGCATCCAGCCGATCGCGGTCCGGGATGTCATGCACTACCTGCTCGGGGCGGCGCGTGTGCCCGCCGACGTGAACCGGACGGTGGACATCGGCGGCCCGGACGTCCTGCGGTACGGCCAGATGATGAACGGCTACGCCGTCGAGGCGGGTCTGCCGCAGCGGCCGATCGCCGCACTTCCCGTGCTCACCCCGCGCCTCGCGTCGCACTGGGTGAATCTCGTGACGCCCATCCCGCGCTCCATCGCCCGGCCTCTCGTCGAGTCGCTGCAGCACGACTGCGTGATGCGCGATCACGACGTGGACGCGCTCATCCCACCGCCGGTGGGCGGCCTCACGCCGTACCGGCGCGCGGTCGCGCTGGCGCTGGCCCGGCTCGAGGTCGATGCCGTCGAGACGAGCTGGCAGGATGCCGAGGTCCTCGGCGTGCCGAGCGATCCGCTGCCGAGCGACCCCGAGTGGGCCGGGCGGACGGTGTTCACCGACGTCCGCGAGGAGGAGACGTCGGCCTCGCAGGAGGAGCTGTGGGCCGTCATCGTCGGCATCGGCGGCGTCAACGGCTGGTACTCCACACCGCTCCTGTGGGCGATGCGCGGATGGCTGGACAAGCTCGTCGGCGGCGTCGGGCTCGCGCGCGGCCGCCGCCGCCAGGCGAGCCTCGCCGTCGGCGACGCCCTCGACTTCTGGCGCGTGGAGGCCGTCGAGCCGGGACGGATGCTGCGCCTGCGCGCCGAGATGCGAGCACCGGGTCTCGCGTGGCTGGAGCTCTACGCCGAGCCGCACGGTGCCGGCGCACGCTACCGGCAGCGGGCGGTGTTCTTCCCCAGCGGACTGGCCGGGCGGCTCTACTGGGTGGGGCTGCTGCCGTTCCACGGAGTGATCTTCCGCGGGATGGCGAACAGGATCACGGCGACGGCCGCAGCCGATTTTGAGAACCATTATCAATAA
- a CDS encoding thiamine pyrophosphate-dependent dehydrogenase E1 component subunit alpha has translation MIQPADPAVVRVLAADGTIAPTPAAERYLSAIDALTDQQLEDFYRDMVVIRAFDRQATNLQRQGQLALWPPSYGQEAAQVGSARAARAQDHIFPSYREHVVARIRGVDPIGIIGLMRGMTHGGWNPNDPANGNTHIYTLVLGSQTLHATGLGMGLVFDGRCGTGDPDRDEAVIVYYGDGASSQGDVHEAMVFAASFRTPEVFFLQNNQWAISVPVATQSPVPLVRRGEGYGMPSIQIDGNDVLASYAVTRAALDEARAGEGPRAIEAVTYRMGAHTTSDDPTKYRTSAEEESWALRDPIVRMHAFLEGKGASAAFFDDVDAEARAVADDIRERTVALGAIPVGTMFDHVYSEPHPLIVEQKAWLAEYEASFGEGA, from the coding sequence ATGATCCAGCCCGCTGACCCCGCGGTCGTCCGCGTTCTGGCCGCCGATGGCACGATCGCACCGACGCCGGCGGCGGAACGGTATCTCTCCGCGATCGACGCGCTGACCGACCAGCAGCTCGAGGACTTCTATCGGGACATGGTCGTGATCCGCGCCTTCGACCGGCAGGCCACGAACCTCCAGCGGCAGGGCCAGCTCGCCCTGTGGCCGCCGAGCTACGGGCAGGAGGCTGCCCAGGTCGGCTCGGCGCGGGCCGCCCGCGCGCAGGACCACATCTTCCCGTCCTACCGCGAGCATGTGGTCGCCCGCATCCGAGGTGTCGATCCGATCGGCATCATCGGCCTGATGCGCGGCATGACCCACGGCGGGTGGAACCCGAACGACCCCGCCAACGGCAACACGCACATCTACACGCTCGTGCTCGGCTCGCAGACGCTGCATGCGACCGGTCTGGGGATGGGCCTCGTCTTCGACGGACGCTGCGGCACCGGCGACCCGGACCGCGACGAAGCCGTGATCGTCTACTACGGCGACGGCGCGTCCAGCCAGGGCGACGTGCACGAGGCGATGGTGTTCGCCGCATCCTTCCGCACCCCCGAGGTGTTCTTCCTGCAGAACAACCAGTGGGCCATCTCGGTGCCGGTCGCCACGCAGTCGCCGGTGCCGCTCGTGCGGCGCGGCGAGGGCTATGGCATGCCGAGCATCCAGATCGACGGCAACGACGTGCTCGCGAGCTACGCCGTCACCCGGGCGGCGCTGGACGAGGCGCGCGCCGGCGAGGGGCCGCGCGCCATCGAGGCCGTCACCTATCGGATGGGCGCGCACACCACGAGCGACGACCCGACGAAGTACCGCACCTCCGCCGAGGAGGAATCGTGGGCGCTGCGCGACCCCATCGTGCGCATGCACGCGTTCCTCGAGGGCAAGGGCGCGTCGGCCGCCTTCTTCGACGATGTGGATGCCGAGGCCCGCGCGGTCGCCGACGACATCCGCGAGCGCACCGTCGCCCTGGGCGCGATCCCGGTCGGCACGATGTTCGACCATGTGTACTCCGAGCCGCACCCGCTCATCGTGGAGCAGAAGGCCTGGCTCGCCGAGTACGAGGCTTCTTTCGGGGAGGGCGCATGA
- a CDS encoding metal ABC transporter solute-binding protein, Zn/Mn family encodes MKKLTLFGVAALAASVLALAGCSSGAPVDDGNVHVVASTDVYGQIAAQIGGDTVSVKSLISSPSQDPHEFEPSASDQLAVNRAGLILQNGAGYDAFMTGLIKASGTKAPVLTAAIYNSAWPGGDPAHAPDGFNEHVWYDPATMTTFATATAEELENLVPNASAAIKKRLATFIAETGTLSAELRDIATKHSGEDVFATEPVPVYMTEAAGLVDVTPTAFSEAVEAGSDVPPATLLSARDILRSGRVKVVVVNAQAGGAETTTVIDEAKRLGIPVMSVTETLPRGLTYSDWMQRNVLALAKALS; translated from the coding sequence GTGAAGAAGCTCACCCTGTTCGGAGTCGCCGCGCTCGCCGCATCCGTCCTCGCCCTCGCAGGGTGCTCGAGCGGCGCGCCCGTCGACGACGGCAACGTGCACGTCGTGGCGTCGACAGATGTCTACGGCCAGATCGCCGCCCAGATCGGGGGCGACACGGTCTCGGTGAAGTCGCTGATCTCGTCGCCCAGCCAGGATCCGCATGAGTTCGAGCCGTCGGCATCCGACCAGCTCGCCGTGAACCGTGCGGGACTCATCCTGCAGAACGGTGCCGGGTACGACGCGTTCATGACGGGGCTGATCAAGGCGAGCGGGACGAAGGCACCCGTGTTGACGGCCGCGATCTACAACAGCGCCTGGCCCGGAGGCGACCCGGCGCATGCACCCGACGGCTTCAACGAGCACGTCTGGTACGACCCGGCGACGATGACGACCTTTGCGACGGCGACCGCCGAAGAGCTCGAGAATCTCGTGCCGAACGCCTCCGCTGCGATCAAGAAGCGGCTGGCGACGTTCATCGCCGAGACGGGGACCCTCAGTGCGGAACTCCGCGATATCGCCACCAAGCACAGCGGCGAGGATGTCTTCGCCACCGAGCCCGTGCCCGTCTACATGACCGAGGCGGCAGGGCTCGTGGATGTCACGCCGACCGCGTTCAGCGAAGCGGTCGAAGCCGGATCCGACGTGCCGCCCGCGACGCTGCTGAGCGCGCGCGACATTCTCCGGAGCGGTCGGGTCAAGGTCGTGGTGGTGAACGCGCAAGCGGGCGGCGCCGAGACGACCACGGTGATCGACGAGGCGAAGCGGCTCGGCATCCCGGTCATGTCCGTCACGGAGACGCTCCCGCGCGGGCTCACCTACAGCGACTGGATGCAGCGGAACGTCCTCGCCCTCGCCAAGGCCCTGTCATGA
- a CDS encoding phage holin family protein, translating into MGILIRIVVNAFAIWIVTLIPALEVTVVPFAPGEVWQVILTFLIVGAIFALVNLLIGTVLRVLTFPIYIITLGFFSLIVNGFLLWLTAWLTHWWNWGLRVDSFWWGVVAALVITIINWVAGIFLRPKHRRA; encoded by the coding sequence ATGGGAATCCTCATCCGCATCGTCGTCAATGCGTTCGCGATCTGGATCGTGACGCTGATACCCGCGCTGGAGGTCACCGTCGTCCCGTTCGCGCCCGGTGAGGTCTGGCAGGTCATCCTCACCTTCCTCATCGTGGGTGCGATCTTCGCGCTGGTGAATCTGCTCATCGGCACGGTGCTGCGGGTGCTGACCTTCCCCATCTACATCATCACCCTCGGCTTCTTCTCGCTGATCGTGAACGGGTTCCTCCTGTGGCTGACGGCGTGGCTCACGCACTGGTGGAACTGGGGCCTGCGCGTCGACAGCTTCTGGTGGGGTGTCGTCGCCGCGCTGGTCATCACGATCATCAACTGGGTCGCGGGCATCTTCCTGCGCCCCAAGCACCGCCGCGCCTGA
- a CDS encoding dihydrolipoamide acetyltransferase family protein, whose protein sequence is MSPQTFVLPDVGEGLTEAEIVSWRVAPGDEVAVNDVLVEIETAKSLVELPSPFSGVVGDILVDEGKTVDVGTAIITIEPTVVGSTGSGTGADETIGRSEHGAPVAPPAAEEGGAVLVGYGTGGQVTSRRRPPQKTAQERVEASVGVIAKPPIRKLARDLGVDLVAVVPTGPAGEVTRDDVMRQASQASVFRNIQTPEWSEVREETIPVASSPEPLDEAPSTTSADAREETIPVRGVRKAVASGMVRSAYSAPHVSVWTDVDATRTMELVKRLKASTDFADVKVSPLLIMARAVIWAVRRTPMVNAAWVDTDDGAEIRVRHYVNLGIAAATPRGLLVPNIKDAQNLNTRELARALEKLTVTAREGRATPADQQGGTITITNIGVFGMDAGTPIINPGEAGIIAMGAIRQKPWVVDGEVRPRWVTTVSGSFDHRVIDGDGISRFVADVASVLEEPALLLD, encoded by the coding sequence ATGAGCCCCCAGACGTTCGTCCTCCCCGATGTCGGCGAGGGCCTCACCGAGGCCGAGATCGTGTCGTGGCGGGTCGCCCCGGGCGACGAGGTCGCCGTCAACGACGTCCTCGTCGAGATCGAGACCGCGAAGTCGCTCGTCGAGCTGCCGTCGCCGTTCTCGGGCGTCGTGGGCGACATCCTCGTGGACGAGGGCAAGACGGTGGATGTCGGCACGGCGATCATCACGATCGAGCCGACGGTCGTCGGCTCGACGGGCTCAGGGACGGGTGCCGACGAGACGATCGGCCGCTCGGAGCACGGAGCGCCGGTCGCACCACCCGCGGCCGAAGAAGGCGGCGCCGTGCTGGTGGGCTACGGCACGGGCGGGCAGGTCACCTCCCGCCGCCGCCCCCCGCAGAAGACCGCGCAGGAGCGGGTCGAGGCCTCCGTCGGCGTCATCGCCAAGCCGCCGATCCGCAAGCTCGCCCGCGACCTCGGGGTCGACCTCGTGGCAGTCGTGCCGACGGGCCCGGCCGGCGAGGTCACGCGGGACGACGTCATGAGGCAGGCGTCGCAGGCCAGCGTGTTCCGCAACATCCAGACCCCCGAGTGGTCCGAGGTCCGCGAGGAGACGATCCCGGTCGCCTCGTCGCCGGAGCCTCTCGACGAGGCGCCGTCGACGACGTCCGCCGATGCCCGTGAAGAGACCATCCCCGTCCGCGGGGTGCGCAAGGCGGTCGCGAGCGGCATGGTCCGCAGCGCATACTCTGCGCCGCATGTGTCGGTCTGGACGGATGTGGACGCCACTCGCACGATGGAGCTCGTCAAGCGGCTCAAGGCGTCGACGGACTTCGCCGATGTGAAGGTCTCGCCCCTGCTGATCATGGCGCGGGCCGTCATCTGGGCCGTGCGTCGCACGCCCATGGTCAACGCGGCATGGGTCGACACCGACGACGGTGCGGAGATCCGCGTGCGCCACTACGTGAACCTCGGCATCGCCGCCGCGACGCCGCGCGGCCTGCTGGTCCCGAACATCAAGGACGCGCAGAACCTCAACACCCGCGAGCTCGCGCGGGCGCTCGAGAAGCTCACGGTGACCGCGCGCGAGGGCAGGGCCACGCCGGCCGACCAGCAGGGCGGCACGATCACGATCACGAACATCGGCGTGTTCGGGATGGATGCGGGCACCCCGATCATCAACCCCGGTGAGGCCGGCATCATCGCGATGGGCGCGATCCGGCAGAAGCCCTGGGTCGTGGACGGAGAGGTCCGTCCGCGGTGGGTGACGACGGTGTCGGGCTCGTTCGACCACCGAGTGATCGACGGCGACGGCATCAGCCGCTTCGTGGCCGACGTCGCATCCGTCCTCGAGGAGCCTGCGCTCCTGCTCGATTGA
- a CDS encoding alpha-ketoacid dehydrogenase subunit beta: MTISTTAAIDDADAAPAIQTMPLSKALNAGLRRALAENDRVLLMGEDIGPLGGVFRITEGLQAEFGPNRVIDTPLAESGIVGTAIGLAMAGFRPVCEIQFDGFVFPAFDQITSQLAKITNRHEGALSMPVVIRIPYGGHIGAIEHHQESPEAYFTHTPGLRVVAPSTANDAYWMIQEAIASDDPVIFLEPKSKYWQKGEVDLTAPALPLHASRIVRRGTDVTLVGHGAMVTTLLQAAALAESEGVSAEVVDIRSLSPIDYGPILDSVRRTGRMVYAQEAPGFTSVGSEVAATVMEKAFYALEAPVLRVSGFDTPFPPAKLEGVFLPDPDRILEAVDRALAY, translated from the coding sequence ATGACCATCTCGACGACCGCGGCCATCGACGACGCCGATGCCGCACCCGCGATCCAGACCATGCCGCTCAGCAAGGCGCTCAACGCCGGCCTGCGTCGTGCGCTGGCCGAGAACGACCGCGTCCTGCTGATGGGCGAGGACATCGGCCCGCTCGGCGGTGTATTCCGGATCACCGAGGGGCTGCAGGCCGAATTCGGGCCGAACCGCGTGATCGACACCCCGCTCGCCGAGTCGGGCATCGTCGGTACGGCGATCGGGCTCGCCATGGCGGGCTTCCGGCCGGTGTGCGAGATCCAGTTCGACGGCTTCGTGTTCCCCGCGTTCGACCAGATCACGTCGCAGCTCGCGAAGATCACGAACCGCCACGAGGGTGCGCTGTCGATGCCCGTCGTCATCCGCATCCCCTACGGCGGGCACATCGGTGCGATCGAGCACCACCAGGAGAGCCCGGAGGCGTACTTCACCCACACACCCGGGCTCCGGGTCGTCGCGCCGTCGACGGCGAACGACGCCTACTGGATGATCCAAGAGGCGATCGCCTCCGACGACCCGGTGATCTTCCTCGAGCCCAAGTCGAAGTACTGGCAGAAGGGCGAGGTCGACCTGACCGCCCCGGCGCTTCCGCTGCACGCCTCCCGGATCGTCCGCCGCGGCACCGACGTCACGCTCGTCGGCCACGGCGCGATGGTGACGACGCTGCTGCAGGCCGCCGCGCTCGCGGAGTCCGAGGGAGTCTCGGCCGAGGTCGTCGACATCCGCTCGCTGTCGCCGATCGACTACGGACCGATCCTCGACTCCGTGCGTCGAACGGGCCGCATGGTCTACGCGCAGGAGGCGCCCGGCTTCACGTCGGTCGGCTCCGAGGTGGCCGCGACCGTCATGGAGAAGGCGTTCTACGCGCTCGAGGCCCCGGTGCTGAGGGTGTCGGGCTTCGACACCCCCTTCCCGCCGGCGAAGCTCGAAGGCGTGTTCCTCCCGGATCCCGACCGCATCCTCGAGGCCGTCGACCGCGCCCTCGCGTACTGA
- a CDS encoding metal ABC transporter ATP-binding protein gives MTADPLEIPDPLEIRGAALRRGGRTLWSGLDLTVHPGELIAVLGPSGSGKTTLLRSILGLERLSEGEIVALGTVRQAQGPAGKPGSRRIGYVPQQRPLPRDTALRGRDLVGLGVDGHRFGFPIPRRGTRTRVDELIDAVGGTAFADRPAGTLSGGEQQRLRVGQALADNPRLLLCDEPLTSLDLANQRAVVTLIDQHRRDAQAGVLLVTHDINPILGQVDRILYLAHGRFTLGTPDEVLRTEVLTSLYGAPVFVLRAGGRLVVVGAPDAEEAHHHAGDHDHDHDGEGAHA, from the coding sequence ATGACCGCCGACCCGCTCGAGATCCCCGACCCGCTCGAGATCAGGGGTGCCGCGCTGCGGCGCGGGGGCAGAACGCTGTGGAGCGGCCTCGACCTCACGGTGCATCCGGGTGAGCTCATCGCCGTGCTCGGGCCGAGCGGCTCGGGCAAGACGACGCTGCTGAGGTCGATCCTCGGCCTGGAGCGGCTCTCCGAGGGCGAGATCGTCGCGCTCGGCACCGTTCGACAGGCTCAGGGGCCGGCCGGAAAGCCCGGCAGCCGGCGGATCGGCTACGTGCCGCAGCAGCGGCCGCTGCCGCGCGATACCGCGCTGCGCGGCCGCGACCTCGTGGGGCTGGGCGTCGACGGCCACCGCTTCGGCTTCCCGATCCCGCGGCGCGGGACGCGCACGCGGGTCGACGAGCTGATCGACGCCGTCGGCGGCACGGCGTTCGCGGATCGACCGGCCGGCACCCTGTCGGGCGGTGAGCAGCAGCGCCTGCGCGTGGGGCAGGCGCTCGCCGACAACCCCCGCCTGCTGCTGTGCGACGAGCCGCTCACGAGCCTCGACCTCGCGAATCAGCGTGCGGTCGTGACGCTCATCGACCAGCACCGCCGGGATGCGCAGGCCGGCGTGCTGCTCGTCACCCACGACATCAACCCGATCCTCGGGCAGGTCGACCGCATCCTGTATCTCGCGCACGGACGCTTCACGCTCGGGACTCCGGACGAAGTGCTGCGCACCGAGGTGCTCACGAGCCTGTACGGCGCGCCGGTCTTCGTGCTGCGCGCCGGCGGAAGGCTCGTCGTCGTCGGCGCCCCGGATGCCGAGGAGGCGCACCACCACGCCGGCGACCACGACCACGACCACGACGGGGAGGGGGCGCACGCGTGA